The DNA window AGTGATGCAGGACCCGACCATAGGCTTCGTGATACTCCTTTGCTCCTCGATGGGCGCCCTCGTCGCCGTTCTCGACCGGTCGGGGGGCACCAAGGGGTTTGGCGACTGGGTGGCCTCAAGAGTCTCCACCCGGCGGGGGGTGCTCCTGGCCACCTGGGTCATGAGCCTCTTCATCTTCATCGACGACTTCCTTATAAGCCTGACCCTGGGGACCTGCATGACGCCGTCGGCGGATCGCTTCAAAGTGCCCAGGGAGATGACCGCCTATGTGGTCAACTCTTCCGCCGCCCCGGTGGCCTCA is part of the Thermovirga sp. genome and encodes:
- a CDS encoding sodium:proton antiporter, translating into MPITVLLASVIATKRSLESMVAAIAVGFMLTDGLAFFPSMLETISRVMQDPTIGFVILLCSSMGALVAVLDRSGGTKGFGDWVASRVSTRRGVLLATWVMSLFIFIDDFLISLTLGTCMTPSADRFKVPREMTAYVVNSSAAPVAS